The following coding sequences lie in one Pseudoxanthomonas sp. SE1 genomic window:
- a CDS encoding NAD-dependent protein deacetylase, whose protein sequence is MSDPRLDAFLSAHRRLFVLTGAGCSTGSGIPDYRDEHGAWKRMPPVTYQAFMGDHATRQRYWARSLLGWPRIARARPNIAHHALATLEARGQSDMLLTQNVDGLHQAAGSRSVVDLHGRLDHVVCTGCGARSPRADMQVRLASANPDWVALDAVAAPDGDADLEGWDFSAFRVPACEACGGLLKPDVVFFGENVPRVRVDHAMAHLRRADAMLVVGSSLMVYSGLRFVHAAVRADIPVVAVNLGRTRADELLRFRVAAPCGDALRFLLEDQARLSLTPPAVAG, encoded by the coding sequence ATGAGCGACCCACGACTCGACGCCTTCCTGAGCGCGCACCGGCGCCTGTTCGTCCTGACCGGTGCGGGTTGCAGCACCGGCTCCGGCATTCCCGATTACCGTGACGAACACGGCGCCTGGAAGCGCATGCCGCCGGTGACCTACCAGGCATTCATGGGCGACCACGCCACACGCCAGCGCTACTGGGCGCGCAGTCTGCTGGGCTGGCCGCGCATTGCGCGTGCCCGACCCAACATTGCGCACCACGCACTGGCGACGCTTGAAGCGCGCGGGCAATCGGACATGCTGCTGACGCAGAACGTGGATGGCCTGCACCAGGCCGCCGGCAGCCGGTCGGTGGTCGATCTGCACGGCCGGCTCGACCACGTGGTGTGCACGGGATGTGGGGCACGTTCTCCGCGCGCGGACATGCAGGTCCGCCTGGCGTCCGCGAATCCCGACTGGGTGGCGCTCGATGCTGTCGCGGCCCCCGACGGCGATGCCGACCTGGAAGGGTGGGACTTCAGCGCGTTCCGCGTACCCGCCTGCGAAGCCTGCGGCGGCCTGCTCAAACCCGACGTGGTGTTCTTCGGCGAGAACGTGCCGCGCGTGCGCGTTGACCATGCCATGGCGCACCTCCGGCGTGCGGATGCGATGCTGGTGGTCGGCTCGTCCCTGATGGTCTACTCCGGGTTGCGCTTCGTGCACGCCGCCGTGCGCGCGGATATCCCGGTGGTCGCCGTGAATCTGGGGCGGACGCGCGCCGATGAGCTGCTGCGGTTTCGCGTGGCGGCCCCTTGTGGCGACGCACTGCGCTTCCTGCTGGAAGACCAGGCGCGACTTTCGCTCACACCACCGGCGGTTGCAGGCTGA
- a CDS encoding EAL domain-containing protein, translating to MRPTAIAMPPHFADGAPDVSWVIDHSDNAVVVCDDAAHITWINQGFTRMLGYTLEEAAGRRPSDFLAGPHTDPETVEWVRGQLNVQQGYRTELLVYAKSGVPLWISAVVNPVFDPERNVRYLLGVYTDITHSKLHEELHRKVLGAIVREQPLQEVLTLVCREVEKVMPEAVASIIALDDYGRLRPLAAPSLPESIGALIDGELAGPMVGACGSAAWSGQPVECSDIERDPRWQAYNAPFLALGIRACWSSPIKAHDGRVLGTFALYYWENRAPDDFHQRVVDVCLHLCALAMERERARARMHQLSFFDTLTGLPNRALFNSKVEQMLLGAARRDSAVALLFIDIDRFKIVNDTQGHTAGDALLRELAKRLGSELREGDVVARLAGDEFVLAIPDRSAEEAANLADRLMARLSEPLSAGRMMLTPQASVGVAMFPADGWDVDSLVRHADIAMYRAKSEGGARIVFYSLEMNQAMQERLALENALREAVRSGQLRLHYQPQVALDDEARLHGVEALLRWRHPEIGEISPATFVPMAEECGLIDELGRWTLEEACTQMADWRRRGVPVPRVSVNLSAINFEQQDLPTFIGNVLGKCGLSPSELMVEVTESVMLAQKPEVLANIDAIHRMGVRLSIDDFGTGYSSLSHLHRLPISELKLDMSFVRDLEHSESARALTTSILRIGESLALKVVAEGVENAAQRAVLASLNCDLLQGYYVSRPLSPHSLERWISLQPPVV from the coding sequence GTGAGGCCCACTGCCATCGCCATGCCGCCGCACTTCGCCGATGGTGCTCCCGACGTGTCCTGGGTCATCGACCACAGCGACAACGCGGTCGTGGTCTGCGACGACGCAGCGCACATCACCTGGATCAACCAGGGCTTCACGCGCATGCTCGGCTACACGCTGGAGGAAGCCGCCGGCCGACGCCCCAGCGATTTCCTGGCCGGCCCGCACACCGATCCGGAAACGGTCGAATGGGTGCGCGGCCAGTTGAACGTCCAGCAGGGCTACCGTACAGAACTGCTGGTCTACGCCAAGAGCGGCGTGCCGCTGTGGATCTCTGCGGTCGTCAATCCCGTCTTCGACCCCGAGCGCAACGTCCGCTACCTGCTCGGCGTCTATACCGACATCACCCACAGCAAGCTGCACGAGGAACTGCACCGCAAGGTGCTGGGTGCCATCGTCCGGGAGCAGCCGCTGCAGGAGGTGCTGACCCTGGTCTGCCGCGAAGTCGAAAAGGTCATGCCGGAAGCCGTGGCCTCGATCATCGCACTGGACGACTACGGCCGCCTTCGCCCGCTCGCGGCTCCCAGTCTGCCCGAGTCCATCGGCGCATTGATCGACGGCGAGCTCGCGGGTCCGATGGTCGGCGCCTGCGGCTCGGCCGCCTGGAGCGGACAGCCCGTCGAATGCAGCGACATCGAACGCGACCCGCGCTGGCAGGCGTACAACGCGCCGTTCCTGGCACTGGGTATCCGTGCGTGCTGGTCGAGTCCGATCAAGGCCCATGATGGGCGCGTGCTGGGCACGTTCGCGCTGTACTACTGGGAAAACAGGGCGCCGGACGATTTCCACCAGCGCGTGGTCGATGTCTGCCTGCACCTGTGTGCGTTGGCGATGGAACGCGAGCGCGCGCGTGCGCGCATGCACCAGCTCTCGTTCTTCGACACCCTGACCGGCCTGCCGAACCGTGCCCTGTTCAACAGCAAGGTCGAGCAGATGCTGCTGGGCGCCGCGCGACGCGACAGCGCCGTGGCGTTGCTGTTCATCGACATCGACCGCTTCAAGATCGTGAACGACACCCAGGGCCACACGGCCGGCGATGCGCTGCTGCGCGAGCTGGCCAAACGCCTGGGCAGCGAACTGCGCGAAGGCGACGTGGTGGCGCGACTGGCCGGCGACGAATTCGTGCTGGCCATTCCCGACCGCAGTGCGGAGGAGGCCGCCAACTTGGCCGATCGCCTGATGGCCAGGCTGTCCGAACCCCTGAGCGCAGGCCGGATGATGCTGACGCCGCAGGCCAGCGTGGGCGTGGCGATGTTCCCCGCCGATGGCTGGGATGTGGATTCGCTGGTACGCCATGCCGATATCGCGATGTACCGCGCCAAGTCCGAGGGCGGCGCGCGCATCGTGTTCTACAGCCTGGAAATGAACCAGGCGATGCAGGAGCGCCTGGCACTGGAGAACGCGTTGCGCGAGGCGGTCCGCAGCGGCCAGTTGCGCCTGCACTACCAGCCCCAGGTCGCGCTGGATGACGAAGCCCGGCTGCATGGCGTGGAAGCGTTGCTGCGCTGGCGCCATCCCGAGATCGGCGAAATCTCGCCCGCCACGTTCGTGCCGATGGCCGAGGAGTGCGGCCTGATCGACGAACTGGGCCGGTGGACGCTGGAAGAAGCGTGCACGCAGATGGCCGACTGGCGCCGTCGCGGCGTGCCGGTGCCGCGCGTCTCGGTCAACCTGTCGGCGATCAACTTCGAACAGCAGGACCTGCCGACCTTCATCGGCAATGTGCTGGGCAAGTGCGGGCTTTCCCCGTCCGAGCTGATGGTGGAAGTGACCGAGAGCGTGATGCTGGCGCAGAAACCCGAGGTGCTGGCCAACATCGATGCGATCCACCGCATGGGCGTGCGCCTGTCGATCGACGATTTCGGCACCGGCTACTCCAGCCTGAGCCATCTCCACCGCCTGCCGATCAGCGAGCTGAAGCTCGACATGAGCTTCGTGCGCGACCTCGAACACAGCGAGTCCGCGCGCGCGCTTACCACCTCCATCCTGCGCATCGGCGAAAGCCTGGCGCTGAAGGTGGTGGCCGAAGGTGTCGAGAATGCGGCGCAGCGCGCCGTGCTGGCCTCGCTCAACTGCGATCTGCTGCAGGGCTATTACGTCTCGCGCCCCCTGTCCCCGCACTCGCTGGAACGCTGGATCAGCCTGCAACCGCCGGTGGTGTGA
- a CDS encoding energy transducer TonB: MKAKRMGWGVGLLLCLAGCQGASSPDAKQGGAASPVAADIQLDEAVPATPYARAAQALAENRMLAPAGDNAIEHYLAARAEAGERTRAQAALSELQPYVLIAAEQAIARGDAGEAKRLQGLIERIDGQAPALPRLEASVVALLREQALQAAAADAAAAQPALSPTSSTLEASSAQTARTPAPAVAAAPVVRAPDIAPSPAPIPARQEEAQAISPSVVPSRVVQESRTPRLLQDAQPRYPLPALRARVEGQAEVAFTIQPDGSVRDVRLLSSTPAGMFDAPALAVAQRWRFEATGQAHASRRTVRFQLPAQGASGG, translated from the coding sequence ATGAAAGCGAAACGGATGGGGTGGGGTGTCGGGTTGCTGCTGTGCCTGGCGGGGTGCCAGGGCGCATCCTCGCCCGACGCGAAGCAGGGTGGGGCAGCGTCGCCGGTCGCGGCGGACATCCAACTGGATGAAGCGGTGCCCGCCACGCCATATGCACGCGCAGCGCAGGCGTTGGCGGAGAACCGGATGCTCGCTCCCGCGGGAGACAATGCAATCGAACATTACCTGGCCGCACGCGCCGAAGCGGGAGAGCGCACCCGTGCACAGGCCGCGCTGTCGGAGCTGCAGCCCTATGTGCTGATCGCCGCCGAGCAGGCGATTGCGCGCGGCGATGCGGGGGAGGCGAAGCGCCTGCAGGGCCTGATCGAACGCATCGATGGACAAGCGCCTGCACTGCCGCGGCTGGAAGCCAGCGTGGTGGCCTTGCTGCGCGAGCAGGCGTTGCAGGCTGCCGCAGCTGACGCGGCGGCGGCACAGCCGGCCCTATCCCCCACGTCCTCGACCCTGGAGGCATCGTCGGCACAGACAGCGCGCACACCTGCGCCCGCGGTCGCCGCCGCACCGGTGGTCCGCGCACCCGACATCGCTCCTTCACCCGCGCCGATCCCTGCGCGACAGGAAGAAGCGCAGGCCATCAGTCCGTCCGTTGTGCCGTCGCGTGTCGTACAGGAGAGCCGGACGCCGCGCCTGCTCCAGGACGCACAGCCGCGATATCCGCTGCCTGCACTGCGCGCGCGCGTGGAAGGACAAGCGGAAGTCGCTTTCACCATCCAGCCCGACGGCAGCGTGCGCGACGTGCGCCTGCTGTCGTCGACGCCTGCGGGCATGTTCGATGCGCCCGCGCTCGCAGTCGCGCAACGCTGGCGTTTCGAGGCGACCGGACAGGCCCATGCATCACGACGCACCGTGCGGTTCCAGCTGCCAGCCCAGGGGGCGAGCGGCGGCTGA
- a CDS encoding alpha/beta hydrolase, translating into MTTASASPILDTVEQETGPTPQWSVLWLHGLGADGHDFAPIVPELVRPGWPALRFVFPHAPVRAVTINNGVRMRAWYDIVGMDFPTRADSAGIEESLMQVEALIAREQARGIPPERLLLAGFSQGGAITLAAGLRRQVPLAGLIALSTYLPGAAQAATHLATAATAQPVFMAHGTGDPVIPLIHAEQSARALGELGFDVQWHRYPMAHQVCAEEIRDLGDWMGQRFAL; encoded by the coding sequence ATGACAACCGCCTCCGCTTCCCCGATTCTCGATACCGTCGAACAGGAAACCGGCCCGACGCCGCAGTGGTCCGTACTGTGGCTGCACGGCCTGGGTGCCGATGGCCACGACTTCGCCCCGATCGTGCCCGAACTGGTGCGACCTGGCTGGCCGGCGTTGCGCTTCGTCTTCCCGCATGCGCCCGTGCGAGCGGTGACGATCAACAATGGCGTGCGCATGCGTGCGTGGTACGACATCGTGGGCATGGACTTCCCCACCCGCGCGGACAGCGCCGGTATCGAGGAGTCGCTGATGCAGGTGGAGGCACTGATCGCGCGCGAGCAGGCGCGGGGCATCCCGCCTGAGCGGCTGCTGCTGGCGGGATTCTCGCAGGGCGGCGCCATCACCCTGGCGGCCGGTTTGCGCAGACAGGTGCCGCTGGCGGGGCTGATCGCGCTGTCCACCTACCTGCCGGGCGCTGCGCAGGCCGCGACGCATCTGGCGACTGCCGCCACTGCGCAGCCGGTGTTCATGGCGCACGGCACCGGGGATCCGGTGATTCCGCTCATCCATGCCGAACAGAGTGCCCGCGCGCTCGGGGAGCTGGGTTTCGATGTGCAATGGCACCGCTATCCGATGGCACACCAGGTATGTGCGGAGGAAATCCGTGACCTGGGTGACTGGATGGGCCAGCGGTTTGCGTTGTAA
- a CDS encoding LytTR family DNA-binding domain-containing protein — protein sequence MKVVIADDEPLARERLRALLAEHPGIEVVAEAENGLDALQACSQHRPDMVLLDIAMPGVDGLEAARHLAAFDPRPAVVFCTAYDEHALSAFEAAAIDYLMKPIRAERLAAALERARTFIAGRETQAPASSSSQPRTHLCARLRGSLRLIPVDEVHYLQAEEKYVVVHHARGEDLIEESLKSLEEEFGNRFVRIHRNCLVARHELVEIKRIGDGHVQAILRHGKEPLEVSRRCVAGLRETVKAL from the coding sequence GTGAAAGTGGTTATTGCCGACGACGAACCCCTTGCCCGCGAGCGCCTGCGCGCGCTGCTGGCCGAACATCCCGGCATCGAGGTGGTCGCCGAGGCCGAGAACGGCCTGGACGCGTTGCAGGCCTGTTCGCAGCATCGCCCCGACATGGTGCTGCTGGACATCGCCATGCCGGGCGTGGACGGCCTCGAGGCCGCCCGCCATCTGGCGGCCTTCGACCCGCGTCCCGCCGTGGTGTTCTGCACGGCGTACGACGAGCACGCGCTGTCGGCTTTCGAGGCCGCCGCCATCGACTACCTGATGAAGCCGATCCGCGCCGAGCGACTGGCCGCCGCGCTCGAACGCGCGCGCACCTTCATCGCCGGACGCGAGACCCAGGCGCCGGCGTCATCGAGCAGCCAGCCGCGGACCCACCTGTGTGCACGCCTGCGGGGCAGCCTGCGACTGATTCCCGTGGATGAAGTGCATTACCTGCAGGCCGAGGAGAAGTACGTGGTGGTGCACCACGCGCGCGGCGAGGACCTGATCGAGGAGTCGCTGAAATCGCTGGAAGAGGAATTCGGCAACCGCTTCGTGCGCATCCATCGCAACTGCCTGGTCGCGCGCCACGAACTGGTCGAGATCAAGCGCATCGGCGATGGCCATGTGCAGGCCATCCTGCGCCATGGCAAGGAGCCGCTGGAAGTGAGTCGCCGCTGCGTGGCGGGCCTGCGCGAGACCGTCAAGGCGCTCTGA
- the hemC gene encoding hydroxymethylbilane synthase, translating to MTLLRIATRKSPLALWQSEHVADRLRAAHPGLAVELVPMSTRGDEVLDRSLAAIGGKGLFLKELELAMLRGEADCAVHSLKDVPMELEGPFALPAILSRADPADAFISHQYDGIAALPHGARVGTSSLRRQAQLRALRPDLQLLDLRGNVNTRLAKLDAGDYDAIVLACAGLQRLGFASRIRVRLDAPEWLPAPAQGAIAVECRAEDPATHALFAALDDAGTRVCVEAERAMNRALHGSCHVPVAAFAQRTGDVLSLSGLVGSAAEGQVVRAEDAGPVADPEALGQRVAALLLARGAGAFLA from the coding sequence ATGACACTGCTGCGCATCGCCACCCGCAAGAGCCCGCTCGCCCTCTGGCAGAGCGAACACGTCGCCGACCGCCTGCGTGCTGCCCACCCCGGGCTGGCGGTCGAGCTGGTGCCGATGAGCACCCGCGGCGACGAGGTGCTGGACCGTTCGCTGGCCGCCATCGGCGGCAAGGGCCTGTTCCTGAAGGAGCTGGAGCTGGCGATGCTGCGTGGTGAGGCGGATTGCGCCGTGCATTCGCTGAAGGACGTACCGATGGAGCTCGAAGGTCCGTTCGCACTGCCTGCCATCCTGTCGCGCGCGGATCCGGCCGACGCCTTCATCTCCCATCAGTACGACGGCATCGCCGCACTGCCCCATGGCGCACGCGTGGGAACTTCTTCGCTGCGCCGGCAGGCGCAGCTGCGTGCGTTGCGCCCGGACCTGCAGCTGCTGGACCTGCGCGGCAACGTCAATACGCGCCTGGCCAAGCTGGATGCCGGCGACTACGACGCGATCGTGCTGGCGTGCGCAGGGTTGCAGCGCCTGGGGTTCGCGTCGCGCATCCGCGTGCGGCTGGATGCGCCGGAGTGGCTGCCGGCCCCCGCGCAGGGCGCCATCGCGGTGGAATGCCGGGCCGAAGACCCCGCTACGCATGCGTTGTTCGCGGCGCTGGATGATGCCGGCACGCGCGTCTGCGTGGAGGCGGAGCGGGCCATGAACCGGGCATTGCATGGCAGTTGCCATGTTCCGGTGGCGGCGTTTGCGCAGCGGACGGGCGATGTGCTGTCGCTGTCGGGGCTGGTGGGGTCGGCGGCCGAGGGGCAGGTGGTCCGTGCGGAAGATGCAGGCCCGGTGGCCGATCCCGAAGCGCTCGGACAACGCGTCGCCGCGCTGTTGCTGGCGCGCGGCGCGGGCGCATTCCTCGCCTGA
- a CDS encoding DUF481 domain-containing protein, which translates to MLALVLIAGNSAPALADEGVLPRNEKVKAVHAGKGFGKQGSAALPVIAMAVRPIPEAPPEPAPPTPKLTGGGELGVAASSGNSNTESFNGRLDLTYTDGGAWRHSASLFGLHSRSEYTRTQDDGSVIRDSRTTANRYTVTANSAYLMDQRGTLNTAVRHEEDDFGTYSRQQSVSLSYGNRVLEGERGHLDLQIGPGYRRAYDTLEERNESSLIGRGLIDLRYALSENTEIVNKLLVEAGDYNTFAQNDLGVSVTMNSHLALKAGWQARHNSDVAPEKKRTDTLTTMNVVYRFK; encoded by the coding sequence TTGCTGGCACTCGTCCTGATCGCCGGCAACAGTGCGCCTGCCCTCGCTGACGAAGGGGTGCTGCCGCGCAATGAGAAGGTGAAAGCCGTCCATGCCGGCAAGGGTTTCGGCAAACAGGGCAGTGCGGCGCTGCCGGTCATCGCCATGGCGGTCCGCCCCATTCCCGAGGCACCTCCCGAGCCGGCACCGCCGACGCCCAAGCTCACCGGGGGCGGCGAGCTTGGCGTCGCTGCTAGCAGCGGCAACAGCAACACCGAGAGTTTCAACGGCCGGCTGGACCTGACCTATACCGATGGTGGCGCATGGCGCCACAGCGCCAGCCTGTTCGGCCTGCATTCGCGCTCCGAGTACACCAGGACCCAGGACGACGGCAGCGTCATCCGCGACAGCCGCACCACCGCCAACCGCTATACGGTCACCGCCAACAGTGCATATCTCATGGACCAGCGTGGCACGCTCAACACCGCCGTGCGCCACGAAGAAGACGACTTCGGCACCTACAGCCGGCAGCAGTCGGTCAGCCTCAGCTACGGCAACCGTGTCCTCGAGGGTGAGCGCGGCCACCTCGACCTGCAGATCGGTCCCGGTTATCGCCGCGCCTACGACACGCTTGAGGAGCGCAACGAATCCAGCCTGATCGGGCGTGGCCTGATCGACCTGCGCTACGCGCTGAGCGAGAACACCGAGATCGTCAACAAGCTGCTGGTCGAGGCGGGTGACTACAACACCTTCGCGCAGAACGACCTGGGCGTGTCGGTCACGATGAACTCGCACCTCGCCCTGAAGGCCGGCTGGCAGGCGCGGCACAACAGTGACGTGGCGCCGGAGAAAAAGCGCACGGACACCCTGACCACGATGAACGTGGTCTACCGCTTCAAGTAA
- a CDS encoding YafY family protein, with product MDKIERITALHRILKAARYPVTVKRLQEELACSRATVYRDLAYLRDALMAPIEGDGEAGFRYHAAESDRFELPGLWLSSEELYALLAAQQLLVRTGGGVLSGALAPLQKRIEGLLADHAGVDHWPVDRVRVIPHRGRTLDEASFRTVASAVLERKQLQFEYRARSTDERTRRAVSPQRITHYRDNWYLDAWDHERNALRSFAVDRIGNARLGDEPARDLPNEELNQHLASSYGIFSGEPKGWATILFSAKAARWVADEQWHSKQQGRHLPDGRYELKIPYSVSRELLMDILHYGADAEIVEPAVLREQAKALLELALSNYEKK from the coding sequence ATGGACAAGATCGAACGCATCACCGCCTTGCACCGCATCCTGAAGGCGGCGCGCTATCCGGTCACGGTGAAGCGGCTGCAGGAGGAGTTGGCGTGTTCGCGCGCCACCGTCTATCGCGACCTGGCTTACCTGCGCGATGCCTTGATGGCGCCGATCGAAGGCGATGGCGAGGCGGGCTTCCGCTACCACGCGGCCGAGAGCGATCGTTTCGAGCTGCCTGGACTGTGGCTGAGTTCGGAAGAACTGTATGCGCTGCTCGCCGCGCAACAGCTGCTGGTCCGCACGGGCGGGGGCGTGCTCTCGGGTGCGTTGGCGCCGCTGCAGAAGCGCATCGAAGGGCTGCTGGCCGATCATGCGGGCGTGGACCACTGGCCCGTGGACCGCGTGCGGGTGATCCCGCACCGCGGGCGTACGCTGGACGAAGCCAGCTTCCGCACCGTGGCCTCGGCCGTACTCGAGCGCAAGCAGTTGCAGTTCGAGTATCGCGCGCGTTCCACCGACGAGCGCACACGGCGCGCGGTATCGCCGCAGCGCATCACCCACTACCGCGACAACTGGTACCTCGATGCCTGGGACCACGAGCGCAACGCGTTGCGCAGCTTCGCGGTGGACCGGATCGGCAACGCGCGACTGGGCGACGAGCCGGCACGCGACCTGCCGAACGAGGAGCTGAACCAGCATCTGGCGTCGAGTTACGGCATCTTCTCGGGTGAACCCAAGGGCTGGGCCACCATCCTTTTCAGCGCCAAGGCCGCGCGCTGGGTTGCCGACGAGCAATGGCATTCCAAGCAACAGGGTCGCCACCTCCCGGACGGCCGTTACGAACTGAAGATTCCCTACAGCGTCTCGCGCGAGTTGTTGATGGACATCCTGCATTACGGCGCCGACGCGGAGATCGTCGAGCCCGCCGTGCTGCGCGAACAGGCCAAGGCGCTGCTGGAACTGGCGCTGTCGAACTACGAGAAGAAGTAA
- a CDS encoding lipocalin family protein produces the protein MPMALPTHVVRIALLALLLAMAAGCASRGPVHAAPDAVDLPRFMGTWHVVAHIPYFAERGHVAARYEYALRDTDKVSVAYHYREGFGEPEQLREARASVKGDSGNREWTLWFVGVVPAKWRIVEVAPDYSWALADYPGRDMGWILARDPLMDDARYEELVKKARDHGINARQLVRVPQVPAQVGKPGFGEPKGP, from the coding sequence ATGCCCATGGCGTTGCCAACCCACGTGGTCCGCATTGCGCTGCTCGCCCTGCTGCTGGCGATGGCGGCCGGCTGTGCCAGTCGCGGCCCGGTGCACGCCGCGCCCGACGCAGTGGACCTGCCTCGCTTCATGGGCACCTGGCATGTCGTCGCGCACATCCCCTACTTCGCCGAGCGCGGGCACGTGGCGGCGCGCTACGAATACGCACTGCGCGACACCGACAAGGTGAGCGTGGCGTACCACTACCGCGAAGGCTTCGGCGAACCCGAGCAACTGCGCGAGGCGCGCGCCTCGGTCAAGGGAGATTCCGGCAACCGCGAGTGGACCCTGTGGTTTGTCGGCGTGGTGCCCGCGAAGTGGCGCATCGTCGAGGTGGCACCCGATTATTCATGGGCACTGGCGGATTACCCCGGCCGCGACATGGGCTGGATCCTCGCCCGTGACCCGCTCATGGACGACGCGCGCTACGAGGAACTGGTGAAAAAGGCCCGCGACCACGGCATCAATGCACGCCAGCTGGTCCGCGTGCCGCAGGTGCCGGCGCAGGTGGGGAAGCCGGGCTTCGGCGAGCCGAAGGGGCCGTAG